Genomic DNA from Roseiconus lacunae:
CTTCGCGAGCTGTTTTGCATCGGCCCCGCTACGGCTACCCACGTTGCAGCAGGGAATGATCAGTTTGTCTTTGTAGCGGGACTTGTTTCGCTCGAATGCCACCTTCGTGATCGCTCCGGGAATGATAGACACATTGACCTCTTTATCCGACCGGACATCGACAACGGCGAACTGCGGTTCCAAAGGCTGCTGACCAGCGGACTCTGTTTTCGCCACTTCCTTACTACGCGTTTCAAGCAGCTTGTGAAGTTCGGCGGGCAAAACTTCTTCGACCTTTGGCCCGCCGCCGATGAATTCTCCGAACTGGTCCGATGCCGTGGGCATCGCCAATTGCTTCTGGGGCGTCTGGACAGCAGCCTCGGCAAAATTTACGGCGGTCACATCGGAACTTAATTGAGGACCGGTCTCCGACAAGGCTGCAGATCGTTCTGCTGAAGCCAATGCGTCAACATCGGATTTGATTCGCCACGGTCCCATCCCGTCTTTCCAGCGTCGCAACGCTGCTGCCATCCCTCTTCCGACAGATCGTTCTTGCTGGAATGGCACGCTCGGCATTTACGGCTTGTCGTGGAAGTGTTCGCTCCCATTTCAGTTTCCTAGCGGAATAAAGGCGTAACCGTCTTGCTGGAGATTGACATTCGCTGTCAAAGCGGAAACACCGACCTCGACGAATACCAGCACGTCGTCAGATGACTTCCCTTTGCCCGTCAGCGTTTGGCCGCAAACGATCATTTCCACGCCAGCTTCGTGCAGTTCACGCAGCAGTTTGACATTCGGATTTCCCTCCGTTCCAAACTCGTTGGTGTAGGCTTCGGGATGAAGGATCGCGAGCGTCGCATCACCGTGAAAGATCATGGCAAACTGACCAGAGCGGGTTCCGCACCTGCTGCTGCGAAGATGTTCAGGTATTTAGCAACCTTCTCGATGGCAGAGTTCAGTTCGCCTGGCGATCCTCCGCTTGTGATATCGACCGCAACCTTCG
This window encodes:
- a CDS encoding rhodanese-like domain-containing protein, which encodes MAAALRRWKDGMGPWRIKSDVDALASAERSAALSETGPQLSSDVTAVNFAEAAVQTPQKQLAMPTASDQFGEFIGGGPKVEEVLPAELHKLLETRSKEVAKTESAGQQPLEPQFAVVDVRSDKEVNVSIIPGAITKVAFERNKSRYKDKLIIPCCNVGSRSGADAKQLAKSGSLFPIIGHPHRNAIGSSDECNQ
- a CDS encoding DsrE family protein; amino-acid sequence: MIFHGDATLAILHPEAYTNEFGTEGNPNVKLLRELHEAGVEMIVCGQTLTGKGKSSDDVLVFVEVGVSALTANVNLQQDGYAFIPLGN